One Festucalex cinctus isolate MCC-2025b chromosome 1, RoL_Fcin_1.0, whole genome shotgun sequence genomic region harbors:
- the lgals2a gene encoding lectin, galactoside-binding, soluble, 2a yields MAGMVVKNMSFKVGQTLTIVGKAKPDATNFVLNIGPDDKDITMHINPRFNAHGDENAVVCNSFQEGKWCEEHREGGFPFRQGEEFKIIIVFTPTEFQVTLSDGSEIHFPNRMGAEKYSYISFSGEARVISFDIK; encoded by the exons GGAATGGTTGTAAAGAATATGTCCTTCAAAGTAGGGCAGACTTTGACCATTGTCGGAAAGGCAAAGCCTGATGCTACCAA TTTTGTACTAAACATCGGGCCGGATGACAAGGACATCACCATGCATATCAACCCACGTTTCAACGCGCATGGAGACGAGAACGCAGTGGTCTGCAACTCTTTCCAGGAAGGCAAGTGGTGCGAGGAGCACCGAGAGGGAGGTTTCCCATTCCGCCAAGGGGAGGAGTTCAAA ATCATCATCGTGTTCACACCCACGGAATTCCAGGTCACTCTGTCGGATGGCTCCGAAATCCATTTTCCCAACCGCATGGGCGCAGAAAAATATTCTTACATCAGTTTCAGTGGAGAGGCTCGTGTCATCAGCTTCGATATTAAATAA